In uncultured Methanobacterium sp., a genomic segment contains:
- a CDS encoding signal peptidase I: MAKKRNNKAKQKPKSPPKEKSSSMGREIASYVIIILVGIILAQHLNVVVSGSMEPVFYRGDVVVIEKTNLFGIQEVNPTDLNVGDIVIYNATWFPEPVIHRIISIQTGSDGQKYYVTKGDNNPKPDPSLVSTGQVQAKVVSIGNQPLVIPKIGYITLWIRGL, from the coding sequence ATGGCCAAAAAAAGGAATAATAAAGCTAAACAAAAACCTAAATCTCCCCCTAAGGAAAAATCAAGTAGCATGGGAAGGGAAATAGCCAGTTATGTTATAATCATACTGGTTGGAATTATACTGGCCCAGCACCTGAATGTGGTGGTTTCTGGAAGTATGGAACCAGTCTTCTACCGGGGAGACGTGGTGGTTATAGAAAAAACCAACCTATTTGGTATTCAGGAAGTGAACCCCACTGATCTGAACGTAGGAGATATTGTCATATACAATGCCACCTGGTTCCCTGAACCGGTTATCCATCGTATAATCAGCATCCAGACCGGATCTGATGGACAAAAATATTACGTTACCAAGGGAGATAATAATCCCAAACCAGACCCGAGTTTGGTTTCAACAGGACAGGTACAGGCCAAAGTTGTGAGTATTGGTAACCAGCCTCTGGTAATCCCTAAAATTGGTTACATAACCCTATGGATCCGTGGATTATAA
- the ilvD gene encoding dihydroxy-acid dehydratase, protein MRSDNIKKGMQRAPHRSLLRACGVTDDEMKKPFIGVANSFTDIVPGHIHLKQIADAVKMGISQAGGVPFEFSTMAICDGIAMNHDGMRYSLASREIVADTVESMAQAHSLDALVLLPTCDKIVPGMLMAAARLDIPSIVVTGGPMLPGEYNGEAVDLINVFEAVGKVSAGKMSEEELDELERCACPGAGSCAGLFTANSMACLTEAMGMSLPYCATTHAVDSRKIQLARESGEKIMELVEKNITPSMIMTQKAFNNAVIVDLALGGSSNTALHLPAIAHELEDHGVEVTLDLFDSYSREIPHLAAISPSGKHTMLDLHKAGGIPAVLKVLCDKIALENITCTGSSLEYNISEAKVNDDTVIHSMDSPVHSEGGIAVLKGNLAPNGSVVKQAAVSEDMLTHQGPAKVFNSEEETTKAIFQGKIQEQDVIVIRYEGPRGGPGMREMLNPTSAISGMGIKSVALITDGRFSGGTRGPCIGHVSPEAMSNGPIAVVEDGDIIKIDIPQRKLELLVDDEEIKQRLQNVNHPEKPLKGWLARYSKMASSADEGAVLK, encoded by the coding sequence ATGAGAAGTGATAACATAAAAAAGGGGATGCAAAGAGCCCCTCACCGTTCCCTTTTACGGGCATGTGGTGTAACCGATGATGAAATGAAAAAACCATTCATTGGAGTAGCTAATAGTTTTACTGACATAGTCCCAGGACATATCCATTTAAAACAAATAGCTGATGCAGTTAAAATGGGAATTAGCCAGGCAGGAGGTGTTCCCTTCGAGTTCAGCACCATGGCTATCTGTGATGGAATTGCCATGAACCACGATGGAATGCGTTATTCACTGGCAAGCCGCGAAATCGTGGCAGATACCGTGGAGAGCATGGCACAGGCCCACAGCCTGGATGCACTGGTTCTTTTACCCACCTGTGATAAGATCGTTCCAGGCATGCTCATGGCTGCTGCCCGTCTGGATATACCCTCAATAGTGGTTACAGGTGGACCCATGCTCCCTGGAGAATACAACGGAGAAGCTGTAGACCTCATAAATGTTTTTGAAGCAGTGGGCAAGGTTTCCGCAGGGAAAATGAGTGAAGAAGAACTGGATGAACTGGAACGCTGCGCCTGCCCTGGAGCAGGATCATGCGCCGGGCTTTTCACCGCCAACAGTATGGCCTGCTTAACTGAAGCCATGGGAATGAGCCTACCTTACTGTGCCACCACCCATGCCGTGGACTCCCGGAAGATCCAGCTGGCCAGGGAATCAGGGGAAAAGATAATGGAACTGGTGGAAAAAAACATCACCCCCTCCATGATCATGACCCAGAAAGCTTTTAACAACGCCGTGATTGTGGACCTGGCACTGGGAGGATCCAGTAACACCGCCCTGCACCTACCAGCCATTGCCCATGAGCTGGAAGATCATGGAGTTGAAGTTACATTAGATCTTTTCGATAGTTACAGCAGGGAAATACCCCACCTGGCTGCAATAAGCCCATCTGGTAAACACACCATGCTGGATCTGCACAAAGCAGGAGGCATACCTGCAGTTTTAAAGGTTTTATGCGATAAAATTGCTCTAGAAAACATTACCTGCACCGGTAGTTCCCTGGAATATAACATATCAGAAGCCAAAGTCAATGATGACACAGTTATACATTCCATGGACAGTCCAGTTCACAGTGAAGGAGGAATTGCTGTTTTAAAGGGGAATTTAGCCCCTAATGGTTCTGTGGTCAAGCAGGCTGCTGTTAGTGAAGACATGTTAACTCACCAGGGCCCAGCCAAAGTCTTCAACAGTGAAGAAGAAACCACCAAAGCCATATTCCAGGGTAAAATCCAGGAACAGGATGTAATTGTGATTCGTTATGAGGGTCCCCGTGGAGGTCCAGGTATGAGGGAAATGTTAAACCCGACATCAGCAATATCCGGAATGGGAATCAAATCCGTTGCCCTCATAACCGACGGAAGATTCTCTGGAGGAACCAGAGGCCCATGTATTGGGCATGTTTCGCCAGAAGCCATGAGTAATGGCCCTATTGCAGTGGTGGAAGATGGTGACATTATAAAAATAGACATACCCCAGAGGAAACTGGAACTCCTGGTAGATGACGAGGAAATCAAGCAAAGACTTCAAAACGTCAACCACCCTGAAAAACCTTTGAAAGGATGGTTAGCACGTTACAGTAAAATGGCCAGTTCCGCTGATGAAGGTGCAGTTCTAAAATAG
- a CDS encoding threonine--tRNA ligase codes for MRILLIHSDHLKYQTKSKTRIAEEIEDEKKKGQFENALVVFTAVEKEDEENPTAVVENAVKEILDVSGKVKPENIVIYPYAHLSSSLGAPDAAKKILTNLESELQARDLVVSRVPFGWYKSFEVSCKGHPLSELSRSITSQKAPETKEDESEDGEKSEFYILKDGELLNTENYNYQSMDLKKLVDYELGRGESTGEEPPHVKLMREKKLADYEPSADVGHLRWYPKGRLIRDLLSDYVYNLVTDRGAMPVETPIMYDLADDAIRVHAEKFGERQYRMTSGKKDLMLRFAACFGAFRILADSFLTWKNLPVGIYELSTYSFRLEKKGEVVGLKRLRGFTMPDLHTVCADLEQSLGEFEGQIEMCKKTGEDLDVNYEVILRATADFMHENQDWINKAAAMIGKPVLMEILPERKHYWICKMDFAAIDSLGRPIENPTIQIDVESGERFGINYIDSEEHEHHPLILHCSPTGSIERVICSLLEKSALDMKEKVPMLPVWLAPTQVRVIPIAERHMGYANKLAQKIKDAHIRVDVDDRPETVGKKIRNAGGEWAAYVIVIGDREIEGGSELTVNVRETGQKVSMGLQELIDVIKLETEGMPYRPLPLPMDISRRVNF; via the coding sequence ATGCGCATACTTTTGATTCATTCTGATCATTTGAAGTACCAGACCAAATCCAAAACACGAATTGCAGAGGAAATAGAAGACGAAAAGAAGAAAGGCCAATTTGAAAATGCACTAGTGGTTTTCACTGCCGTGGAGAAGGAAGACGAAGAAAACCCAACTGCAGTGGTTGAAAACGCTGTAAAGGAAATATTGGACGTATCTGGGAAAGTTAAGCCTGAAAACATCGTAATTTACCCCTACGCTCATTTAAGCTCATCTTTAGGTGCACCTGATGCAGCCAAAAAGATCCTCACCAACCTGGAATCTGAACTCCAGGCCCGGGATTTGGTAGTAAGCAGAGTACCCTTCGGATGGTACAAATCATTCGAAGTCTCCTGCAAGGGACACCCTCTATCTGAACTTTCCCGTAGCATAACCTCTCAGAAAGCCCCGGAAACAAAGGAAGATGAATCTGAAGATGGTGAAAAATCAGAATTTTACATATTAAAAGATGGAGAACTTCTGAACACTGAGAATTACAATTACCAGAGTATGGATCTTAAAAAACTGGTGGATTATGAACTGGGGCGGGGAGAATCTACTGGTGAGGAACCCCCACACGTGAAACTCATGCGTGAGAAAAAACTGGCAGATTATGAACCATCTGCAGATGTGGGACACCTTCGCTGGTACCCTAAAGGCAGACTCATCCGTGACCTGTTATCTGATTATGTTTACAACCTGGTAACCGACCGCGGGGCCATGCCAGTGGAAACTCCAATTATGTATGACCTGGCAGACGATGCCATCCGGGTGCATGCAGAAAAATTCGGAGAAAGGCAGTACCGGATGACCAGTGGTAAAAAAGACCTCATGCTCAGATTTGCAGCCTGTTTTGGAGCTTTCAGAATCCTGGCAGACTCATTCTTAACCTGGAAAAACCTGCCAGTGGGTATCTACGAGCTTTCAACCTACAGTTTCCGTCTAGAGAAAAAGGGAGAAGTTGTTGGATTAAAAAGACTCCGTGGATTCACCATGCCTGACCTGCACACAGTCTGTGCTGATTTAGAACAGTCACTGGGGGAGTTTGAGGGCCAGATTGAAATGTGTAAAAAGACTGGAGAAGATCTGGATGTCAATTACGAAGTCATCCTTCGGGCTACAGCAGATTTCATGCATGAAAATCAGGACTGGATCAACAAAGCAGCAGCCATGATTGGAAAACCAGTACTGATGGAGATCCTACCGGAACGTAAACACTACTGGATATGTAAAATGGACTTTGCGGCTATCGATTCCCTGGGAAGGCCAATTGAAAACCCAACCATACAGATTGACGTGGAAAGTGGGGAAAGATTTGGAATCAACTACATTGACTCCGAGGAACATGAACATCACCCTCTCATTTTGCACTGCAGTCCTACAGGGAGTATTGAACGGGTTATATGCAGTTTGCTTGAAAAATCCGCACTGGATATGAAAGAAAAAGTTCCAATGTTACCGGTTTGGCTGGCACCCACCCAGGTGCGAGTTATACCAATAGCAGAGCGACATATGGGGTATGCAAATAAACTGGCGCAAAAAATCAAGGACGCTCATATCCGTGTGGATGTGGATGACCGGCCAGAAACAGTGGGTAAAAAGATCCGTAATGCTGGAGGAGAATGGGCAGCCTATGTTATTGTAATCGGGGACCGTGAAATTGAAGGAGGTTCCGAACTAACAGTTAACGTTAGGGAAACCGGTCAAAAGGTATCCATGGGTCTTCAAGAACTCATCGATGTCA